The DNA sequence CTGGCACCTCTGACATCTCTTCCCTCTCTTGTTCACTGaagtgcctggcacagctcgcagaggaagggatgggaCAATGGAAGTTCATTGTGACAGGGAACAAAAGCATGGTCTGTTCTGAATCCTGCCTGTATGATGTGCCCTCTGCTTTGATGTGCTCTTTCAGAGGTGTCTGGTTTGACTGGAGACGTGGCTGCCACTAAAATCGTTGAGTTGGCCAAGAAAAACCGGGAGGTGACAGCTGAGTTTGAGAGTGAGAGAGCCAAAGTGAAGCAGCTGAATCACAGAGTCAAGGAGCTGGAGAGAGAAGTGAGgcatttttcttgttctttttgcaTAATAAAACATGGAAATACAGCCTCTGGGATAGAAAATGGGTTTGGTTCATGTTCCCATGTTGAATTTGCTTTTAAATCTGTGTTTGCTTTGGGCTGTGGTCATTTCTGTCCATGATGTGTTCCCTCAGCTGTTTCACCTCTGCAGACAGGAGGAGCTAGGAAAGGATATCCCCAAATTATAATGAGCCAAGGATTTATTAAACAGCATTTAGGAGTGTTCATTTGTAGAAGCTCAGAGACTTTTCTACCAGTTTGGCAATAATGTTTCtcttattatttcttttttttttttttttgtgaggagAAGCAAATTTCACATCTTTATGTCTTACATTCCCACCTCGTTAAGACCAGTCACTAATTagttttttattattctaaGCTTTTGTTATCCCTGTAATGAAAGCTATTTTCTGGAATAAGTACTTACAGAACTGAAACAACACCAAACTATATCATATAAGACAGCAAACCTTCACTCAGACAGATTAAATTTTCTACTTTACTGTCACTTTTTGCCAACCTCTCGCAGAATTAATTTTACTCAGGTGGCTGCTGAATTGAAAATGAGATGCCCTGATGTCAATATTTGCTTTGTCCTTTGGCTACTGCTCCTCTTCCTTACACAGtattggtgattttttttttttattatttttatttttttttctgaactttgCTTTCTTAGAAGACATCAGTTAAATGAATCCATAATGCTGACAGATGCATTTTGACTCAGCCTTTCACCATCACTTATTATCATGAGTCATGCATCTACCTGAATTGCACCCCAGCTACCTGAAAGATCAAGAAGTCAgagattaaattaaattttggaGAACTCCTGCATAAATCCACAGTGCTCTGGTCACAGGGGTCTTGTCAAACAGTTGGCAGGTTGGCAAACAAGTATCAGGTGTAGTTTGGGGCCTAAAAAATCACAAAAGTAGTGGAGCAATTCATGAATAATTTAAGGAAAAATCAGCTTAGTACCTCTCTCTTACTGCAGAAGTGAAATGACCattattcaaaacaaaaaacattaaatattgTCAGATTTTGGCCCAAAAAGAAGGAGCACAAACATTTCAGGAATATGAATATGTAAATTATGTGTAAAATGAAAGCAGTGTTAGTCACTGGGAGGTATCTATGAAAAATATAGAGTGATAGCTAGAAAACACTGTTATTTTACCTATTTTTAGCTCTTTTCCTTgcctgaaaactgaaaaatctgTAAATCATAAGTATTTTACCATGATTATTTTCCCCTAAACAGAATGGAAGGTGTGGCCACTGAACAATCACTTGGCAAAGGGTGGGCCATGTGAGCAAAGGGATGTTTGCAGAAAATTTCCTCAGAActggagccagcagctgccagctccagctgaaAATCCTCATTATCAGTTCATTGACTACAAAACTTTATGAACTGGATAGAAAGAGTGGCCCTAACCCatgaaaaaaggtgaaattagaGCTGATCCTAAGTGAATTTTTCCCCAGATGTCCCTTTAATGAAGTTCTTCCTTAGACTCTTCCTTAATTCAGGCAAATAATCAAGATTTTCCACCCACCTCAAAAAATGAAGTCCCAAACTTTTAAAGCAACACTTCCTGGCCTTTCCAGCCCCAAATTCCTGCGCTCTCATCCATTTGGAAATCTTTGCAACAGCAACATAGGGCATGATTCAGAGCAGAAAGGGTTGTATGtctgttttcctttgctgtggCAAGCAAGAGGAGACAGTCTTTACtcttaattaataaattaagtTATTTAAAGCAGTTAAAAAATGCTACTTTAGAGTTCCCAGCTAAAGAAAAAGAGCCATAACACCATTAAATTTCAGTTAGAGGGTGTCAGGTAGATTTCTCCTTTTATATTCCTCTACTGAGTAGAACTATTTGCATTTTATGAAATATTCTGGGCTGGACAGGATTTGGATTTCTGTATATAAACATTCATTCGAGGTACTTTTGGTGATAAAATGTCTCAGGAGTCTCCATACTTGAAATTTGATCCCATCTCAGCAAGTCAGAGATACCTTCTGAAGTTATTCCACAGTAAAATGCAACATGATCCTTTGGgaagcatttcagaaaaaaaaaaaaaagctttcctaATGATTGTGttagaaaagggaaaattaagggggttttggggatttttttagagTACATAAACATCTAAGTTACACTTTTTTGCTAATTAATACTCCATGGAGTGATGCTGTTCTCTGCATCCATTCTACACTAACAATGGGGTTCTTTTCCAGCtacaggcagctgcagaaaaaaTCCATTGCCTTGGTGGTGATGCTGCAGGAATCAAGGACTCAGCTCTGAAAAAGCTGGAAGGAGACTTGGTAGGAATTGTAATTGAAATGAGGAAATCAGCAGCTGATACTCAGCTCCTCTGTAGAACAAGGATGTATCCCTGTCACCAGTTTTGGGACCAAATTCCCCTGTACCTCCTCTATGCCCCAAAAATTAggtctggaaaaaataattcagtgaTCCTGATGGATCCATGGATGTTAATCACTTcagtttttccctttccttcctttcctccaaGGCTGAAAATCCAGAGGTGAAAGCACTGCAAGAAAAATTGAACACAGCCAACTTAAAAGTGACAGAATATCGGAACCAGCTCCAGAATTTGAAACAGGAGCTGAAGCTGACCCAAAAGGTACCACTGCAGGGAGcagtctggggctgggactCCTGCAGGAGGTTCAGTcttgggaatttgggaggttTTTGGCCTTTGGTTGGCCCCCATGAGCTGTTCCaatggagcagggagctggggaagaCACAGGGGTAGGGGTTGGAATTGAAATTGTGCTCCTGGACACAGGAATCTCATGTCTTGCCTCCCACTGTCCACAAATCTTTCTGAGTTTTAAAGTCCCAGATCAGCAGAACTGTTTGTGACATATATCCATATATCATTCCTCCTTTCCCATACACTTAATTATGTATTTACTTTTATTGTAGGCTCCAGTGCCTTGGGAATCAATGGGATTAGAGGTCATGCTTGAACTAAAGCACGTGTTTAAAGAGTTTGTTGGAATGACATCCAGAATAACCTTTTCCTCTGATCCGTGATGGATTTAAGTGTTATTATGTGCTCTGATTCTCTTTGGTTTCCCTACTTTGTGTAGGAGACCTGCAATGCAGATCAGAGTAGAGAATATGGTCCTAAAAATAGAACTCTGCTGAcctttttataaataatttaaatgctCTTCATACTAAGTTTAGCTGTGTCAGAATTTTGCAAGGGAGATTGATTCAATTCCTGGTGTGTATGAAGACAATATCTCTGCTCCTGGTTAATTATGGGTAAATATTCATCATATCAAAAATAATTGTGTCTATTGAAAACTGCTTGTGCTCCCTGTTAGAgagagctgcttttccttccctctccccaaCACATCCTTTTAAGCCTTATTGTTGATGTTAATCCCTTTTCCCAGATTTTAGCCAAAGAAGTTGGGGAAGATGTGAATATCCAAAGTCTCTTGACCAATTCTGGCAACTGGCGTGGACGAGCTCAGCAAATTCTCCTTCTCCAAACCAAGGTGAGTTTCAGCCCTGCACTGTGCCATTTCAGCTGGAATTCTCTTTCTAAGCAGAGCTATCACCTCAAATTAAGGTAAAAGTGCTGTTAGTTCTTCATTAATTCTTAACATCTCTGGGTTGATGTGTGCACACCATGTTAATGACTCTGCAGCCCTGCAAGCTTTGGTATTTCAGCTGGGAATCTTTCACATCTGTGTCAAAGGAAGGAGTTCAGTGACCTTGGAGAGCTGTGGCAGCCTAGTTCAAGTCCCAGGGTGTTTTGAAGGTGCCTCTCTCCACTGAGAACAGAAGGAGCCCTGTCAGTGTCTGTGCTCTGACTTAGACACCTTTGTTCAGTGCTTGGAGTCAGATGGGAAGAATTGAGGCCAGATCAGGTTTTCAAGTTGTTCCCTCAGGAGCTTCAGTGAAATCTTTAACTCTTGAGTCCTCTGAAGGGCAGAGTTTAGCTGAAATGTCAGCAGGAGGCAGGGAGGCAGTTTTGTCTGCATCTAAATAAAACTTCTCTCAGGCAATTTGATATATCATTTTCCTATTTTCCTGCTGTTCAATTATATGCCATCAAACTGTGATTTTTTGCATTCTGACTGAGATTTTTAACCTCTGCTTTCCCTTGAGCAAATTCCATTTCCCCCTGTTTTATCCCTGCCTGGGGTTCATCTGGCCACTGTTCCTACTGTTCTCTGCTTTAATGTGCAGATTTCTTTCTGATCCAGACTCCTCAGGCCCCTTCTGCAGTCAGTGGGGATCTTGTAAATCCAGTGACTGGATCAAAAGTGAGGCAGGTTCCTCCAAAGCAGAGGAACTGAGCTGTGGAAGTGCCCAGTTCCTTCCCCTGACTATGAAAGCAGCCTCAGTTGACAAGCTGGGTTCCCTTGGATTCACACAGCAGCAATTCCAGTGCTCTGCAGTGCCTGTCTGGCCTCCAAATGTGGCTCCACAAAGGCACAGATCTCCCATGTGTCCCAGATCTCCATCCTGCACAGATGCCCTAAAATCTGCATGTTTATTAGCAGCTAAATTTCAATCTGAAAGACCAAACACTGCTAGTGTTAATTAACCATGAAAATATCAAGAAATAATCTGAGCTGCCTTTGGCTGTGTCCTCTttgccctgtgcccctgctaAAGCTGAGGGTGAGTTGTCATTGTTGTGCCACAGGTTCATGAGCTGGAGCATAAACTGAATCACCAGAAGATCAGAGCTTCACTGCTTGAGATGGATGAGGGATTGCTGGCATTTCCTGATCCAAGGAAGTTGTCagtccaagagaagaacttgctGAAGATTCGCAGcttggagaaagaaaagaaggaatcttTGGAGGTAGAATCCTGTGAGCTGACAGAGTCCTGTTTGGGTGTGGAGCAGTGTGTAATAACTTGTCCTGCCTTCAGGGTGTGTTACACCCTACCTAAAACCATTTCACAGACCCACCTCATCTGCTGGAGGAAGCTCTGCCCCATTTCACAGCCAAGCCCTGCTAGAGCTGCACCCAAACTCCTTAGCACCCCTCTTGGCCAGGTGTGCATTCTTCATCCCAAATACAGACATCCCCTCACACCTCCTGCATCTGTAGGGCTCTGGGCTTCTCCATTTGAACAGAATAATGGAGAATCTACCCAGATATTCTCCAGAATAATGGGGAATCAGAATCCAGAATAATGGAGAATCTACCCAGAGCACCTGGATTCCAGACCCTTTTTGGATGCTGGCAAGCAGGCAGCCAGTAGCATTTATAATTTCTACTTCCCTAGGACTAATACAGTATTCCAGTCCCATTTTTTTAGATTCTACCAGGTAATGTGTGATTCTTTTTGCTCACCACAGCACCTGGGGCTTGGTGATAAGTTAtaactttcttttccttttacatCACTACAGAAACTCTCTGAGCAACACAACACTCTCCAAAAAAACCATgaggaattgaaaaaaaaacttgATGCTTCAAGAGCCAGGAACCAAATGCTGTGTGGAGAAGTGAAGATGCTGAAGGGACAGATTGGAACCTTGCTGGAGAAAGGGAAACATGATGATGAGCTCATACAGGCCTTGCTGGTACAGTCTGTGTTGGTCCCAGCCCTGTTCCTATGGGGGATAAAACATGGCACACACAGCCTTAGGGTATACAGGAGCCTGATGAATCCAACTGTGACAGCCAGAGGTTTCCCTGTCAGCTGAAGTCCTTCTGCATTTTGGATCAGGTCATGTAAGGGCTGTAAGACAGCACCAGGTGTGACAGATACAGCCAAGTggccctgagctgcagggactGGCAGAAACATTTTGCAGAAGGATTGAAGTAGGTAGAGGAAGGCCTTCAGTCCTGACCCAAGGCCTGTGTTCTTTATTCTGCTTTCACCTCCActggtagatttttttttccttagaatgCCTGCAGGAATTTTTTCGTTTGTAACTTCCATTTATTTTGTTACACAGCCCACAAGCTGAACCATGAGCACTAAACCATGTGCACACTCACATGCAGGAGAGGATTTGGCCTCTTCTAAACCAAGAGTTTTAGCAAAGGCTTAAAGATgctgagaaagaaataaatagtTGCTGTCATGGTCCTGCCATGGTTTTAAACAGCCTTCCTCAATTAAAATAGCAAATATAGTAGAGAATATGCCACCTCCTAGCAGGGTTAATTCTGTGTTTCCTGATCCTGCTCCTCACTAGTTTCAAACCACTCAgatttccctgctgctgtgggtaGCATTCACCCTTCTCCCACCAGCACTGTGGGTGCTGACCAGCAGATTAGGGGAGCCAAAGAACGCTTGTCACTTTTTCTGAGTGTTCCCACTAAAATTAGTACAGAAAGATGCAAGTTTCTTTGGGAAGGGATGGTTAATCTCTTTGATCCCTTCTATCACAAAAGCACTTTACTTGCAGGTTGTTTGCCTGACAGAAGAAACTCCCTGACAGGTATTAGGTTTGtcagtgtggaaaaaaaaaccctccaaaattaCTGGTGAAGCAGCCTGGCCTCATATCTGTCACCCCACAGTACCCTCAGCTTTTAATATCACTATCACATGATCTGGTCATGTTCTAATTCCACAAAAAGCACATTGAAATCTTGAATTTCATTCAGGTTATgggaaaagtaatttctttatCAAAGGCCAGCcttttttgctctgttttttgctacactgagcagcagagctggcagcaaaTTGAATCTGACCGTTGCTCAGGTTAACATAACAAATCAAATTGCCAAAGTggcaccagtgacaccagtgtgCTCCCCACCAGGGACTTGCCCTGCCATTCCTAAATGGATATTTGTCTTGGGGGGGGTTAAAATAATCATTGTGTACAAAATGAAGCTCTCCCCTGTTTCTCTTTTACCAGAGCCAGCAGAAGCAAATGCAGGAGATCTTAAAGGGCCTGAGCCAGAAGGAGAACAAGGAGTCTCAGCAGATGATGGGGCACCACTTGAGCCATGAGATTCAGAAACAAAACACCCTGATAGATGAGCTCAGGGGGTTGGTGGCTGACAGAGaagaaaaggttaaaattctGGAGAAGGAGATTGGACAGCTCACAAATAAGGTAGGCAAACAAATTAATTAGAGGAGCACACTTGGTAATCACTTCAGATCTGCTCTTGCACTTCCTTGTCCCTTGTTATCTGAGATGGTTGCTGCCTCCAGACAGTGATCCCTGTCCTGCTGACAGTCTTTCCTGATGGAATGATAAAGCAGGAATTCTCTTTTGTAACTCCTCAGTTCCTTTGTGTATAACTTGAGGCagtttcagcagcagcaaacacagaaatacCAATCACATCCACACGTGGGCCAAGTCAGGACTGTCAGACTGACAGCAGGACttggggctgcactgggggcTCCTCAGTGCTCAGCACCCTTGGCTGCTGGAAGGAGGAAGCAAACAAATGTGTCACACCAacatcagcagctgctgctgtctcagAGTCAGGATTTGTGAAGAGTGTTTAGGCATGCCATTCTCATAGATCCAAAACCCTCCTGGGGCTCTGGTGAGGTTGTGAATCTCCCAAATACCTCAAGAATTGGGGCTGGAGCATTGAACCCAGGATCAAACCTGGGTTAGGGACACAACCCACAGTGCAGCAGCATCACTGCCAGCACAGTTGGTTTATTAATGCACTCTGATTTCATATTAAACTGCCCTTTTTACtgacttctgttttgttttcatccTGCAATGGATGGGAATTAAAGCAAAGCTTCTGAGAGGTCCTGTAAATCAAAAGTTTTCTGGCTTGCTTGTAGCAATAATcaaaagctgctgctttggCATTGGTGCAGCTGTTTTCCTCTGAGCTATGTAATTGCTTTTATAATATGCTCCACCATTAACAGAAGAAATCTGCCCATCCACAGAACAAgtcaggagctgctcctccacTATGCTATGAGTACTCAGGATCACCTGAGGGGTCAGGCAGCAGCAAGGCTGGGAGCACAGAATGGTAAGAAGATTCCTGGTAAGAAGATCAGAAAGTCAATATTTCAAGTTGTTTGAGTAATCCAGGAGCTTGGTTTTCCCAGGGAGTTTCATCAGACCACAAGTGCTTTGTGCCAACAGCTGTGGCAGCCTGTTTGCAATATATGGGAATCTCTAATCACATTATCTCTTGGACTTTTGTCCTGGAACTGAGAAGGATGTACAGACTTGCAGACATGACTAGATTTGGCATGGTGGTAGTGCAGctatttctcctcctgcagctcagatAATGTTTATGTGGTCAGCTTAAGTGCCTGGGAGTCTTTTCCCTTATGAGACACCGGGCTTCTAAGGAGCAGATTTCTGTGAGCAGGGTGGGGAGTGAAGGCAAAGTGCCATTTTAGGTAAGCACTAAATCACTGGTGCATTATTTAAATCAATAAACGCTCTTTGAGTAGGATTTACATGCAGAAATGTTGAAAACACACCACATCATTTGTTCTTACCAAACACCCTCTTTAAAGCCTCGCTGAGGACTGTGTAAATTACACTAATCTTAGTGCAGCAATAAATCTGATTTGTGTTTACACTGATGTGACTCTGGGTCACTCTGGCTGTGTAAAGGGACCACGGTACCACAGCAAGTTATATCCTTTCCTGTTAAATTGCTGCTGAGTTTGTTGCTAAAGAGTTCATGGTCTAATTGATAGTGAGGATTTGAGACTGGTCTGATGAGGATGGGGGAAATTTTTCATCAAGATAAAGTTACAACTGATCTCTTCTGTGTAATTTCCTACCTCATTACTTTAGACACCCAATTTGGCTTCAAAATCAGTTGAGTATTCCTAAGTAAAGCATTACTGTAAAATTTAAGAAGAATTCTGTAGTTTTGAGTTGGACTTGAAGTATCCTTAATTTGAAAGTTTCCACGCCCTTCTGACTGTTTTAATTCTCCCCCTTCCAACTCTGCAGAAGTTGTTGTGCTCTCCTGGAGCAAATCTATATTttatccccatttttttttttacctcacaTGTCTGCTGATGCTAAGCAGGAACCAAAGCTGGGTAATGGCTTTGTGGAAACCACTAAGTGCAATGCATAAATTATTGCTTGTGTACAGGGCCAAGGGCTCTGTCGTGCAAAGAGCTGACGTGTCAGGTGGGCAATGAATGATCCTGAAAAACTCTGAGAGCTGTTAATAACTTGGTCAGCAAGGCTCACTCCTTCCATTAACTTTAATATGCTGATGAACTCTCAATTCTGTTTGGCTGTAGTGAATCATCTTTTCCTATCAGAAAAGGTAAAATGAAAAACTCTATAAATAGATGCTGAACCCTTTGGAGATGGCAGagtaaaaatctgcatttttagaCTGGGCCAAGGCTGTCAGTATGAACCTTAACTTGATTTTAGGATTAACCACTCCTAGCCCAGGAGGCACATCTGTCACTTCCACAATATTAAGGCTTTATCCTCTTGTTAGCTACAGCTGAAGTAAGGAAATGTGGGGTAAGTCTGCAGGGACTTGGCTTTGGGCAGCTGAATTTGTGTTGAGGGAACAAACACCCCCTGAAATGTGGTGTCCCAAGGAAATAGCTCCTTAAATAGGGTGCCCCAAACAAAGACACACCTAAGTGGGATGTCCCAAACAAATACACACTGAAATGAGATGTCCCAGGCACACGTCATTATACATAAaactcagccaggctggcagtgatacTCTGGTGTTATCAGCTTGTTCCTCCTCTTACAACAGTGAGCCTGACAGATCTTCCTGAGGGTTTTCACAAAGCAGATTTCATAAAGCTGTATAAAATACATAAAGCTGTGTGAAATATATTTCTAAAGGGCATTGGGAAATCCAAGTTGTGCCCTGCGTTGCAGAGCAGGGGTCGCTTTGTTAGGAAAATCTGTGACATGCaaactgcacagagctgggattgCCTCTCCCAGTGCTGGGTGAAGGTGTGAGGTGAGGGAGCTCTTCCCTGCAAAATACATACATTGGGGAAGGactggaattctgggaattctgcccTGTGTGAAGCTCCTAACACAGCTTTCCTCCCCCCAGCGCAGTGTCCGCGATGGGCCACGTGCTCGTGGAGTCAGCAGCCACAGAGCCTTTCTTCCTCAACCCACCTGGAAGGTGGGTATGTAAACTTCATTACAGCAAGGGAGGTGCTCTGCCATGCTCTGCAAGCTGCTGGAAATCCTTGTCTTGCCTGCCTTGTTTCTGTAGTGAAAGCTTCTTGCACCATCCCTCCCACCTGAAGCTGTCCAAGAGCTCTAACATCTGATTTCTCTCTTAATTCTGTAATTGACTGCTTGTTTGACACCATTCTTCTCCATTTTTACTCCCAACCATCAAGAtttctcttgggttttttttgttctaaaGAAGGTCTTCCTGAAAGGAGAGAGGTCAGAGAAGTAATGAACTACATAATAATGGGATGCATGGGAAAACTGCCCTTCCTTTCAGCACATTTTGGACACAAGAACAGCCATTGTGCAAGTGCTGCCTGAAGCCTTTCAGAGGGAGAAAATCAATAGCAGGGCATTTAATAGTTTAGTGTGGCACTTGGGAGATACAATCTCCTTTTGCTCTGGCAGTAGCAGTGGAAGGAGAGTCAGGGATAATGAATTGATCAGAGGTGGAAGTTTGTTTTCAGGGGTGATGGGGAGGGGAAGCATCCACAAACAGCTTTCTAATGGCACTCCTTGTGACTTTATATCCAAATATTTCTGTTCTCTTTATTGCAGTCTAGAGATGGGTGCTGGGGGGAGGTAGTGAGCCTGGCTCTGCATTCTGCCTTCACCTTCAGACAAGTGTATTGGAGATAGGAATGAAACAAAGGCAGCATTTGAGCACTTCCATTTCAGAAGTGGGACCCAGGCTCTCTGTGCTTGTGCTTCCCTCAGGTCTGCTGGCACGGGCAGCTTGAGCTGGGaagtgctgctgggagagatCATAACACAGAGGGTTCTGTGCCAGGAGAGGGAaaagctcctggagctgcagaaatGGCACAGCCTCATGCCAGCAGCATCCTTTgtgggctgctgggagcagggagagtcTGGGACAGGCACCACAGTACATCACACGCTGCCTTCCTTGCCTTAAATAGGgggttttcaattttttttctgctcaatTTCCCTGCCTGGCTGATGATTCattctttttattattcttttagAACAAagggcagagaaaaaaaaaatggagccATCTTCCAGCTTGCTGCACTTAGATAAAACCAGAATTGCTGTATTTATATATGCATGGCCTTATTGAGGCAGCAATATTATTCATCAGTAGTAAATACTGTAATTATTGTTATAATATTCTCTTACAAAGCTTTTCACATTCTTTTTAAGTTCCATTGTGTCCTtttctaaattaatttattctggTTTAACAGAGGCAtagcagtgattttttttaaattttattttctctgattCAGTTCAATGTAAGATGATGTTAAAAGCCAACCACGTTTTAGAAGAGAAGGgacagaaaagtaatttttttggaCACCTTTCAGCTACTGTTTTTTCCCAGTATGTGTTATTTGATTCCCAATATTGGAAGTATATTCCTGTGTGCTTGTCAATATAATAAGCACTGTTTGCTTACTTGCTTTAATTTGCCACAGTCTCACTCTCACTTGTATAACTTTTGTCCTGCATGATTAATCAcagtcagaaaaaaatagattttttttttttcttttagagcTGTGGTAAAGGTGCTTTTAAAGCTAAATTCTGGAAATACATGCTGGGAAAAATCTTTTTCATGTTTGTAAGCCCAGTGACTTTAATAGAGCTGTGCAGTcagaggaggatggggctgtgaGTGGTAACTGAAGTGTGGCCACCACCAATATGGGATAATGAAAAACAGAGTCAATGAAATGCACACTTGCTTGTAAAATGTGCCATAAACTGATGATTCAGCAGCTCCACAGTTATCACACGTTTATCAAGCAGGTAACATAAATTTTCTGAGACTGTGTGCAATAACTCTTGGAAGACTTCAGGGTAATGTAGCACCAGTCAGATTTCAAcgtgaatatatttttaaaaatcaggttttcctcctcttccctccaCTGCTGGGGTGTGACAAAGTTCAGGTAACACAGATAATGCTTAAATCAAGAGAAGAGCCCTGGGAATTGTTACTAGTGAGATTTTTCTACAGCATTTTAGTTTAAATTATTCCTCTTGGCAGATGATTCCATTAAAAATCCCACAGATCTTGccattttttcctccagtttttGTGTAAAGTGGATGCCAGGGGAACACCAGGGTCAAATGAAAGCTTAGTGAATGCAGAACCACTGAGAGGAATAAAATGTCTCAGAGCACATCACCAGCCTGGGAATTCACTGCCACAGCAGGTCGA is a window from the Passer domesticus isolate bPasDom1 chromosome 1, bPasDom1.hap1, whole genome shotgun sequence genome containing:
- the CCDC13 gene encoding coiled-coil domain-containing protein 13 isoform X4 translates to MEPEVKVNEDFKSQFKAYQEQQQRRLRNLLETKKEKQDRQKSTGSTKETVRALSDLNLFKKGPPVKEDASKSFLEAENKQLQDQLREIRDENCRLYRLTAEQEFEIKELQKRVRVEKLALSEVSGLTGDVAATKIVELAKKNREVTAEFESERAKVKQLNHRVKELERELQAAAEKIHCLGGDAAGIKDSALKKLEGDLAENPEVKALQEKLNTANLKVTEYRNQLQNLKQELKLTQKILAKEVGEDVNIQSLLTNSGNWRGRAQQILLLQTKVHELEHKLNHQKIRASLLEMDEGLLAFPDPRKLSVQEKNLLKIRSLEKEKKESLEKLSEQHNTLQKNHEELKKKLDASRARNQMLCGEVKMLKGQIGTLLEKGKHDDELIQALLSQQKQMQEILKGLSQKENKESQQMMGHHLSHEIQKQNTLIDELRGLVADREEKVKILEKEIGQLTNKNKSGAAPPLCYEYSGSPEGSGSSKAGSTEWGEESSDKVTEAEKKLHEEQWQSDSLEQQLEKLQVDPGSSTTAQELALRSRKGEGEPSATATSPMSPLGFIDSDNIGAPPAKASPVPDLARGDGTCSEPAARQEAKSWLFFTEEGFPTALRGTRSFAGCFHGIIAGEKAFPCSVLPPGPELPLHSCLRDSAEG
- the CCDC13 gene encoding coiled-coil domain-containing protein 13 isoform X3: MEPEVKVNEDFKSQFKAYQEQQQRRLRNLLETKKEKQDRQKSTGSTKETVRALSDLNLFKKGPPVKEDASKSFLEAENKQLQDQLREIRDENCRLYRLTAEQEFEIKELQKRVRVEKLALSEVSGLTGDVAATKIVELAKKNREVTAEFESERAKVKQLNHRVKELERELQAAAEKIHCLGGDAAGIKDSALKKLEGDLAENPEVKALQEKLNTANLKVTEYRNQLQNLKQELKLTQKILAKEVGEDVNIQSLLTNSGNWRGRAQQILLLQTKVHELEHKLNHQKIRASLLEMDEGLLAFPDPRKLSVQEKNLLKIRSLEKEKKESLEKLSEQHNTLQKNHEELKKKLDASRARNQMLCGEVKMLKGQIGTLLEKGKHDDELIQALLSQQKQMQEILKGLSQKENKESQQMMGHHLSHEIQKQNTLIDELRGLVADREEKVKILEKEIGQLTNKKKSAHPQNKSGAAPPLCYEYSGSPEGSGSSKAGSTEWGEESSDKVTEAEKKLHEEQWQSDSLEQQLEKLQVDPGSSTTAQELALRSRKGEGEPSATATSPMSPLGFIDSDNIGAPPAKASPVPDLARGDGTCSEPAARQEAKSWLFFTEEGFPTALRGTRSFAGCFHGIIAGEKAFPCSVLPPGPELPLHSCLRDSAEG